A region of the Thermogladius calderae 1633 genome:
CGTGGTAGTAAAAACGGTCAAGATCGGGGGTTAATTATAAAATCTTTGGTTTATTAAATTAAGGAAACAACCTGGGCTATTGGTGATCAAAGTGGCGAGAAACATAGTCGTTGAACCGATAAAATTTCAAAGCGTTAGAGACATGCGTGTAGAACTTGTTGAAAGGAAGGGGTTGGGGCACCCCGACTATATAGCAGACTCGGCTAGCGAAGTTGCCTCGAGGGCTCTCTGCCAGTACTACTTAAAGGAGTTCGGGACGATACTACACCACAACCTCGACAAAACACTGCTTGTGGGCGGTCAGGCCAACCCCCGTTTCGGTGGAGGCGAGGTGATCGAACCTATTTACATTATCGTGGCTGGTAGAGCTACTACAGAGGTTAGAACTGAGAGCGGCGTCGAGAGAGTGCCGTTTGGCAGTATCATCGTCAAGGCGGTGAGGGACTGGATCAGAGAGAACATGAGGTATCTAGACCCGGACTCACACGTAGTAGTAGACTACATGGTCAGGAAGGGGAGCGCCGACCTTGTCGCAGTGTTCGAGGCGGGTACACGGAGTATACCCCTGGCCAACGACACCAGTATCGGGGTCGGCTTCTACCCGCTTACACCACTAGAGCAGTTAGTCCGCGAGACCGAGAGGCTTCTCAACTCACGCGATTACAAGAAGAAGCTCCCAGCGGTGGGAGAGGACATCAAGGTAATGGGTCTAAGGGTGGACAAGAAGGTGAGGCTGACTATAGCCGTCGCGTTCATCGACAGCCAGGTCAAGGACGTGGGCGAGTACTTGAACTACAAACAGCAGGTAGTCGAGGACGTCTTGAACCTCGCCTCGAAAGTCATGCCAGATTACAATGTGGAGGTACACGTCAACACAGCAGACATGCCCGAAAAAGGCGTAGTGTACCTAACAGTCACGGGGACTAGCGCTGAGCACGGTGACGACGGGGCAACGGGACGGGGCAATAGGGCTAACGGGCTGATAACGCCTATGAGGCCTATCAGCTTGGAGGCTACGGCTGGTAAGAACCCGGTTAACCACGTCGGCAAGATATACAACGTGTTGGCGGAGCTCCTAGCAAAGAAGATCTACGAGGTGTCTAGTGAGTACGTGAAAGACGTCTACGTCGAGATCTTGAGTCAGATAGGTAAGCCCATAGACAGACCCCAAGTAGTCAGCGTTAAGATGATCCCGCTAGACTTCTCTAAGACCGACCTGCCCTCCCATGTAGTCAGCGAGATCGAGGGTGTAGTTAACAACGAGCTAGACAACATCAGGGACGTCACCAGGTTGATACTCGAGGGTAAAGTTTCACTATATTGACCTGTCGAAGCGCTTGACACCGAGTTTTTTCATGCGCTCGGTTTGATACTCCTCAATTAGTTTGAGCACGCGATTAAGCTCGTCCTCTCTCTCCTGTTTCTCGATGTCACTCCAAATCTTCTGGCCTTCGCTGATAACTCTCTTCTCGACTATAACGACCTCGTTAAATTCCACGACAGGACTGTACTCTATGACTGCTGCCGGCGTGTAGCCAATGCCCTTCTTACGGGTCAATACAACGATCTTATTCGACTTCAAGTACTTGAGAGTCTCATCATCCAATACCCCAACCTCGTCCACGAAGACGACGGGCTGTGGTGGAGTAACCTTTAGCGCGTCGGGGAGTTTCTTAAACCTTGGGACAACCAACAAATTACCCTCGGATACTTCCTTGAGGGCTTTAGACAACCTGTTCAAAGTTTCGACCAGTTCGTTGATCCTCCTCTCCTTGTCCTCCACGCTCTTCCTGAGCTCGCCGAT
Encoded here:
- a CDS encoding methionine adenosyltransferase; translation: MIKVARNIVVEPIKFQSVRDMRVELVERKGLGHPDYIADSASEVASRALCQYYLKEFGTILHHNLDKTLLVGGQANPRFGGGEVIEPIYIIVAGRATTEVRTESGVERVPFGSIIVKAVRDWIRENMRYLDPDSHVVVDYMVRKGSADLVAVFEAGTRSIPLANDTSIGVGFYPLTPLEQLVRETERLLNSRDYKKKLPAVGEDIKVMGLRVDKKVRLTIAVAFIDSQVKDVGEYLNYKQQVVEDVLNLASKVMPDYNVEVHVNTADMPEKGVVYLTVTGTSAEHGDDGATGRGNRANGLITPMRPISLEATAGKNPVNHVGKIYNVLAELLAKKIYEVSSEYVKDVYVEILSQIGKPIDRPQVVSVKMIPLDFSKTDLPSHVVSEIEGVVNNELDNIRDVTRLILEGKVSLY